A genomic segment from Dermatobacter hominis encodes:
- a CDS encoding S-methyl-5'-thioadenosine phosphorylase: MRDVEVGVFGGSGLYELFGEVERIEVDTPYGPPSAPVAVSEVMTDRGPIGVAFLPRHGTDHDLPPHRIDYRANVWALHSLGVRRVLAPCASGSLQPDIHPGDIVVCDQLVDRTSGRPSTFFDGPTVNHVSFAEPYCSELRSIVVDRAIATGVSVHRSGTVVVVEGPRFSTRAESHWYRRQGWHVINMTQYPEAVLLRELGICCCAIAVVTDYDAGVDDRPGVGPVSQDEVYAAFAAAMPVTRQVIVDVLGSMPSERSCGCAQATNGLEPDVPPVAG, from the coding sequence GTCGAGCGGATCGAGGTGGACACGCCATACGGGCCGCCGAGCGCGCCGGTGGCGGTGAGCGAGGTGATGACGGATCGGGGGCCGATCGGCGTGGCCTTCCTCCCTCGCCACGGCACCGACCACGACCTCCCCCCGCACCGGATCGACTATCGGGCCAACGTGTGGGCGTTGCACTCGCTCGGCGTGCGCCGCGTCCTCGCCCCGTGCGCTTCGGGGTCGCTGCAGCCCGACATCCATCCCGGCGACATCGTCGTGTGCGACCAGCTCGTCGACCGCACCTCCGGTCGACCCTCGACCTTCTTCGACGGGCCGACGGTCAACCACGTGTCGTTCGCGGAGCCCTACTGCTCCGAGCTCCGCTCGATCGTCGTCGACCGGGCGATCGCCACGGGGGTCTCCGTCCACCGGTCCGGCACCGTCGTGGTCGTGGAGGGTCCGCGGTTCTCCACGAGGGCGGAATCGCACTGGTACCGCCGTCAGGGCTGGCACGTGATCAACATGACCCAGTACCCCGAGGCGGTGCTGCTCCGAGAGCTCGGGATCTGCTGCTGCGCCATCGCCGTGGTGACCGACTACGACGCGGGCGTCGACGATCGCCCCGGCGTCGGCCCGGTCAGCCAGGACGAGGTCTACGCCGCCTTCGCCGCAGCCATGCCGGTCACGCGGCAGGTCATCGTCGACGTCCTGGGCTCCATGCCGTCGGAGCGATCCTGCGGCTGCGCGCAGGCGACGAATGGCCTCGAACCCGACGTGCCGCCGGTCGCGGGCTGA
- a CDS encoding NAD-dependent epimerase/dehydratase family protein produces the protein MRVVVTGGAGFIGSHVVDLLRVDGHVPVVVDVLDPYAHATEPGWIHPDVELHRRNICEDAVWDDVLLGADAVCHLAAKVGLGVDFADAPAYVSSNDAGTATMLTAMHRMGWRGRIVLSSSMVVYGEGAYSCEAHGTVRPGPRSPADLDAGRFDPPCPRCGRALRPELVTESAPVDPRNVYAATKLHQEHLCATFGREHDVAVTALRYHNVYGPRMPRDTPYAGVASIFRSQLALGDAPQVFEDGGQRRDFVHVADVARANVLALTDPQGFDGPLNIASGHPVTLLEMAEALSAADGRGRRPQITGRYRLGDVRHVTADARRATDAIGFTAMVLPEDGLRRFADDPLRDAAPPP, from the coding sequence ATGCGCGTGGTGGTGACCGGAGGGGCGGGCTTCATCGGGTCCCACGTCGTGGACCTGTTGCGCGTCGACGGCCACGTCCCGGTGGTCGTCGACGTGCTCGATCCGTACGCCCACGCGACGGAACCCGGCTGGATCCACCCCGACGTCGAGCTGCACCGGCGCAACATCTGCGAGGACGCGGTGTGGGACGACGTCCTGCTCGGCGCCGACGCGGTGTGCCACCTCGCGGCCAAGGTGGGGCTCGGCGTCGACTTCGCCGATGCGCCGGCATACGTGTCGTCGAACGACGCGGGCACCGCGACGATGCTCACCGCGATGCACCGCATGGGGTGGCGGGGTCGCATCGTGCTGTCGTCGTCCATGGTCGTCTACGGCGAGGGGGCCTACTCCTGCGAGGCGCACGGAACCGTCCGGCCCGGGCCCCGGTCGCCTGCGGACCTCGACGCCGGTCGGTTCGATCCGCCGTGCCCCCGGTGCGGCAGGGCGCTCCGCCCCGAGCTGGTCACCGAGTCGGCGCCGGTGGACCCCCGGAACGTGTACGCGGCGACGAAGCTGCACCAGGAGCACCTCTGCGCCACCTTCGGCCGCGAGCACGACGTGGCGGTCACGGCGCTGCGGTACCACAACGTGTACGGGCCGCGGATGCCCCGGGACACGCCGTACGCCGGCGTCGCGAGCATCTTCCGGAGCCAGCTCGCGCTGGGCGACGCACCGCAGGTGTTCGAGGACGGCGGACAGCGGCGCGACTTCGTCCACGTCGCCGACGTCGCCAGGGCGAACGTGCTCGCGCTGACGGATCCCCAGGGCTTCGACGGACCGCTCAACATCGCGTCGGGCCACCCCGTCACGCTCCTCGAGATGGCGGAGGCGCTCTCGGCCGCCGACGGGCGGGGTCGACGCCCGCAGATCACCGGCCGCTACCGCCTCGGCGACGTCCGCCACGTCACCGCCGATGCGCGGCGAGCGACCGACGCGATCGGCTTCACCGCGATGGTCCTGCCGGAGGATGGGCTCCGCCGCTTCGCCGACGACCCGCTCCGCGACGCCGCTCCGCCACCGTGA
- a CDS encoding glycosyltransferase family 2 protein, which yields MSAAPRSIAPPARLVSVPDVVLPALDEAEALPWVLSRMPDRYRPIVVDNGSTDGTADVARRLGATVVVEERRGFGAACWAGLDAAEDDVVCFMDADASFDPQELPSVVAPLDGRSDVLCLGARRASRGAWPWHARLANRFLAAELRRRTGARVTDLGPMRAARRLDLLELGLQDRRSGWPLEMVLRAHAARWTIVEVPVSYRPRVGRSKVTGTVRGTLHAVQDMSRVLARS from the coding sequence ATGTCAGCGGCCCCTCGGTCGATCGCGCCGCCTGCCAGACTCGTCAGCGTGCCCGACGTCGTCCTGCCCGCCCTCGACGAGGCCGAGGCGCTGCCGTGGGTGCTCTCCCGCATGCCCGACCGCTACCGGCCGATCGTCGTCGACAACGGCTCGACCGACGGCACCGCCGACGTCGCCCGCCGCCTCGGCGCCACGGTGGTGGTCGAGGAGCGTCGCGGGTTCGGTGCGGCCTGCTGGGCCGGCCTCGACGCGGCCGAGGACGACGTCGTCTGCTTCATGGACGCCGACGCCAGCTTCGACCCGCAGGAGCTGCCGTCGGTCGTCGCCCCGCTCGACGGACGGAGTGACGTGCTCTGCCTCGGCGCCCGGCGCGCCAGCCGGGGCGCATGGCCCTGGCACGCCCGCCTCGCCAACCGGTTCCTTGCGGCCGAGCTGCGCCGTCGCACCGGCGCCCGCGTGACGGACCTGGGGCCGATGCGGGCGGCGCGCCGGCTCGACCTGCTCGAGCTCGGTCTGCAGGACCGCCGATCCGGCTGGCCGCTCGAGATGGTGCTCCGCGCCCATGCGGCGCGCTGGACGATCGTCGAGGTGCCGGTGAGCTACCGGCCTCGCGTCGGGCGGTCGAAGGTGACCGGCACGGTCCGGGGGACGCTGCACGCCGTCCAGGACATGTCGCGGGTGCTGGCCCGGTCCTGA
- a CDS encoding sensor histidine kinase has product MTVPPVTATVTDTATLALLTLAGAVPVALLGVWLGRRSSSSVRRQALIVALVPLAATWVGALLAARAMFLSAHDMGAFVTIALTAAVVGVGAAWELGRRIRTDARRLEELSQEIADGAVPTGPPGASVSELGRVGDQLAEMSQRLDRSHRRELALERSRRELVAWVSHDLRSPLAGIRAMAEALEDGVVDDPDDVQRYLRTIGAETDRLAALVDDLFELSRITSGTVDLTPRSVRVDELVGSVIEAAGATARARSLDLECDLGDPAPLLVSPAEASRVLRNLLDNALRHTPPGGTVRVTVAEHGRNAVISVVDECGGIPAQDLDRVFDVAFRGDAARTRDTGGGGLGLAIAKGLAEAQDGRIDVANHVGGCCFTVRFPLAQPGPA; this is encoded by the coding sequence ATGACGGTCCCGCCGGTCACCGCGACCGTCACCGACACCGCCACCCTGGCGCTGCTCACGCTCGCAGGCGCGGTCCCGGTCGCCCTGCTCGGGGTCTGGTTGGGTCGGCGGAGCTCCTCGAGCGTGCGGCGCCAGGCCCTCATCGTCGCGCTCGTCCCGCTCGCGGCGACGTGGGTGGGCGCCCTGCTGGCGGCCCGGGCGATGTTCCTGTCCGCCCACGACATGGGCGCGTTCGTCACGATCGCCCTGACCGCCGCCGTCGTGGGGGTGGGCGCCGCGTGGGAGCTCGGCCGACGGATCCGCACCGACGCCCGTCGGCTCGAGGAGCTGTCGCAGGAGATCGCCGACGGAGCCGTGCCCACGGGCCCTCCGGGCGCATCGGTGTCCGAGCTCGGCCGCGTCGGCGACCAGCTCGCCGAGATGTCCCAACGACTCGACCGGTCCCACCGCCGCGAGCTCGCACTCGAGCGGTCTCGTCGGGAGCTGGTCGCCTGGGTCTCGCACGACCTGCGGTCACCACTCGCAGGCATCCGGGCCATGGCCGAGGCACTCGAGGACGGTGTGGTCGACGACCCCGACGACGTGCAGCGCTACCTCCGGACGATCGGCGCCGAGACGGATCGCCTGGCTGCGCTGGTGGACGACCTCTTCGAGCTCAGCCGCATCACGAGCGGCACGGTCGATCTGACGCCGCGGTCGGTGCGGGTCGACGAGCTGGTGGGATCGGTCATCGAGGCCGCCGGCGCGACGGCCCGGGCCCGCAGCCTCGACCTCGAGTGCGATCTGGGCGACCCCGCCCCCTTGCTCGTGTCCCCCGCGGAGGCCTCGCGCGTGCTGCGCAACCTGCTGGACAACGCCCTCCGCCACACGCCGCCGGGCGGCACGGTCCGCGTCACCGTGGCGGAGCACGGTCGGAACGCCGTGATCTCTGTCGTCGACGAGTGTGGCGGGATCCCCGCCCAGGACCTCGACCGGGTGTTCGACGTCGCGTTCCGCGGTGACGCCGCACGGACCCGCGACACCGGCGGCGGCGGGCTGGGCCTCGCCATCGCCAAGGGCCTCGCCGAGGCGCAGGACGGTCGCATCGACGTCGCCAACCACGTCGGCGGGTGCTGCTTCACCGTCCGATTCCCGTTGGCCCAGCCCGGACCGGCATGA
- a CDS encoding response regulator transcription factor: MEAGEVEEPVDAPRRILVVEDDPNLSEVVERYLRRDGFEVERVADGDAGLQRAMEWLPDLVVLDIMLPGIDGLEVCRRLRAEAPIPVVMLTARTEEDDRVLGLELGADDYVTKPFSPRELAARVRAVLRRSAGSVGGVTDGALLRAGSIEVDPVAHEARRDGVPIHLTAKEFELLAHLMRHPRRAFGRAELLESVWGWTYGDAATVTVHVRRLRTKVEADASAPRHLVTVPGGYRFEP; encoded by the coding sequence GTGGAGGCAGGCGAGGTCGAGGAACCGGTCGACGCGCCGCGACGGATCCTGGTCGTCGAGGACGATCCGAACCTGTCCGAGGTGGTCGAGCGCTACCTGCGCCGCGACGGCTTCGAGGTGGAGCGCGTGGCCGACGGGGACGCCGGCCTGCAGCGGGCCATGGAGTGGCTCCCCGACCTCGTCGTGCTGGACATCATGCTGCCGGGTATCGATGGTCTCGAGGTGTGCCGCCGGCTCCGGGCGGAGGCTCCCATCCCGGTCGTGATGCTCACGGCCCGGACCGAGGAGGACGATCGCGTGCTGGGCCTGGAACTCGGCGCCGACGACTACGTGACGAAGCCCTTCTCGCCGAGAGAGCTCGCCGCCCGCGTGAGGGCCGTCCTCAGGCGGTCGGCAGGTTCGGTCGGCGGCGTCACCGATGGCGCGCTGCTGCGCGCCGGGTCGATCGAGGTCGATCCCGTCGCGCACGAGGCGCGTCGCGACGGGGTGCCCATCCACCTCACGGCGAAGGAGTTCGAGCTGCTCGCCCACCTGATGCGCCACCCGCGCCGCGCCTTCGGGCGCGCCGAGCTGCTCGAGTCGGTGTGGGGGTGGACCTACGGCGATGCCGCCACGGTGACGGTGCACGTCCGGCGGCTCCGCACCAAGGTCGAGGCCGACGCCTCCGCCCCACGACATCTGGTGACCGTCCCGGGTGGGTACCGGTTCGAGCCATGA
- a CDS encoding molybdopterin-dependent oxidoreductase, giving the protein MGDPERLTEHGAATGITSRLAGVARRGESARAAASEREVHDERTASILGVALGVAFGLCLLTGLWSHLQQQPPSWFTPPTGPVGLYRVTQGLHVIAGLASVPLLLAKLFSVSPHLWRRPPVHGAIDAMERLGLLPLVGGSLFLLVTGVGNIAHWYPWRFFFPAGHWWAAWLVLGATIVHVALKAPTVRRALLPTAGAPATGRDRGPGELSRRGLLLTVAGAAGLLTLLTAGQTVPLLRGTNLLGPRRSDVGPQGIPVNRTAAAAGTTGLASDPAYRLEVRDVRSGSSASFTVEDLRTMPQRTAELPIACVEGWSASSRWTGVRVADVLAAAEVDAGPVTVRSAQRSGLYSSSELSDEAAAGDECLLALRIDGQDLHADHGAPVRLIAPNRPGVLQTKWVTRLEVG; this is encoded by the coding sequence GTGGGTGATCCGGAGCGGCTGACCGAGCACGGTGCAGCGACCGGGATCACGTCGAGGCTGGCCGGTGTGGCCAGGCGCGGGGAATCCGCGCGTGCTGCGGCATCCGAACGAGAGGTCCACGACGAGCGCACGGCCTCGATCCTGGGCGTCGCCCTCGGCGTGGCCTTCGGTCTCTGCCTGCTGACCGGGTTGTGGTCCCACCTCCAGCAGCAGCCTCCGTCGTGGTTCACGCCCCCCACCGGTCCGGTCGGCCTCTACCGGGTCACGCAGGGCCTCCACGTGATCGCCGGCCTTGCGTCGGTCCCACTGCTGCTCGCCAAGCTCTTCTCCGTCTCACCGCACCTCTGGCGCCGGCCGCCGGTGCACGGAGCGATCGACGCGATGGAGCGGCTCGGCCTCCTGCCACTGGTCGGCGGCTCGCTCTTCCTGCTGGTGACCGGTGTCGGGAACATCGCGCACTGGTACCCATGGCGCTTCTTCTTCCCCGCCGGGCACTGGTGGGCCGCGTGGCTGGTCCTCGGAGCAACGATCGTGCACGTGGCGCTCAAGGCGCCGACGGTGCGGCGCGCGCTCCTTCCGACGGCGGGAGCGCCGGCCACCGGTCGCGATCGTGGACCGGGCGAGCTCAGCCGGCGTGGCCTGCTCCTGACCGTCGCGGGCGCCGCCGGCCTCCTCACGCTGCTGACCGCCGGCCAGACCGTGCCGCTGCTCCGCGGCACCAACCTCCTCGGGCCCAGGCGGAGCGACGTCGGTCCGCAGGGCATCCCGGTCAACCGGACCGCGGCCGCAGCGGGGACGACGGGGCTGGCTTCCGATCCCGCCTACCGGCTCGAGGTGCGCGACGTCAGGTCCGGATCATCGGCGTCGTTCACGGTCGAGGACCTGCGGACGATGCCGCAGCGCACCGCGGAGCTGCCGATCGCTTGTGTGGAGGGTTGGAGCGCCTCGTCACGCTGGACCGGGGTCCGCGTCGCCGATGTGCTCGCCGCCGCCGAGGTCGACGCTGGGCCCGTCACCGTGCGCTCTGCGCAGCGTTCGGGCCTCTACTCGTCCTCCGAGCTGTCGGACGAGGCGGCTGCAGGCGACGAGTGCCTGCTCGCACTCAGGATCGACGGGCAGGACCTGCACGCCGACCACGGCGCCCCCGTGCGGCTCATCGCCCCCAACCGGCCCGGCGTCCTCCAGACCAAGTGGGTCACCCGTCTGGAGGTCGGATGA
- a CDS encoding methyltransferase domain-containing protein, with product MERSSDGVHRPLEVDAWHAPPTELEAELIADLPAPVLDIGCGPGRIAAALAAQGVPSLGIDVAPAALDAADRAGATVLDRSVFDQLPGEGRWGSVLLLDGNVGIGGDPVRLLSRARELLRPDGVALLDVEAPGCATQTDHVRLRCPSRGAGPWFRWAWVGADDIAGLAAEVGFGRAEVFVRAGRHLARLVADGRS from the coding sequence ATGGAGCGCTCCTCCGACGGCGTGCATCGACCTCTGGAGGTCGACGCGTGGCACGCACCGCCGACAGAGCTCGAGGCGGAGCTCATCGCCGACCTGCCCGCGCCCGTCCTCGACATCGGCTGCGGCCCCGGGCGGATCGCGGCGGCGCTGGCGGCGCAGGGCGTGCCGTCCCTCGGGATCGACGTCGCGCCGGCTGCGCTCGACGCTGCGGATCGAGCTGGCGCCACGGTGCTCGACCGGTCGGTCTTCGACCAGCTCCCGGGCGAGGGGCGGTGGGGTTCGGTGCTGTTGCTCGACGGCAACGTCGGCATCGGCGGGGACCCGGTCCGCCTGCTGTCCCGAGCACGCGAGCTGCTCCGGCCCGACGGCGTCGCCCTGCTCGACGTCGAGGCGCCGGGGTGCGCGACCCAGACCGACCACGTCCGACTCAGGTGTCCGAGCAGGGGCGCCGGGCCCTGGTTCCGGTGGGCGTGGGTGGGAGCCGACGACATCGCAGGACTCGCCGCCGAGGTCGGCTTCGGCCGTGCCGAGGTGTTCGTTCGAGCGGGGCGCCACCTCGCCCGCCTCGTGGCAGATGGTCGGTCATGA
- a CDS encoding TIGR04282 family arsenosugar biosynthesis glycosyltransferase produces MRSPTVVVIAKEPVPGRVKTRLCPPLTHDDAAVIAKAAILDTLDAALASAADDVVLALDGRAMPWIPKGVEVIPQHGDGLGERLASVFEDLGRPALVLGMDTPQVSPQDIDEGLALLARDDCDAVLGPAADGGYWSIGLTSPDRRAFDRVPMSRHDTRRRQIAALERLGLRVRHLRELVDVDHHAEARLVAAEAPSSRFAEAYAAMARSD; encoded by the coding sequence ATGAGGTCGCCGACGGTCGTCGTGATCGCGAAGGAGCCGGTGCCCGGGAGGGTGAAGACCCGTCTGTGCCCGCCGCTGACACACGACGACGCTGCGGTCATCGCCAAGGCTGCGATCCTCGACACGCTCGACGCCGCGCTCGCGAGCGCGGCGGACGACGTGGTCCTCGCCCTCGACGGCCGGGCGATGCCGTGGATCCCGAAGGGCGTCGAGGTCATCCCGCAGCACGGCGACGGCCTCGGCGAGCGCCTGGCGAGCGTGTTCGAGGACCTGGGTCGCCCTGCGCTCGTGCTCGGCATGGATACCCCGCAGGTCTCCCCGCAGGACATCGACGAAGGGTTGGCCCTGCTCGCCCGCGATGACTGCGATGCCGTGCTCGGGCCGGCGGCCGACGGCGGCTATTGGTCGATCGGTCTCACCTCGCCCGATCGCCGTGCCTTCGATCGCGTGCCCATGAGCCGACACGACACGCGGCGCCGCCAGATCGCGGCGCTCGAGCGACTGGGGCTCAGGGTCAGGCACCTCCGGGAGTTGGTGGACGTCGACCACCACGCCGAGGCGCGCCTCGTCGCAGCAGAGGCGCCGAGCAGCCGGTTCGCCGAGGCATACGCTGCGATGGCGCGGAGCGACTGA
- a CDS encoding arylsulfatase, with protein sequence MTTTFPKLPPQASLPFPPKGSGSVAGRTMQESVYSPRSDPQRLPADAPNILVILIDDAGPGLPSTFGGEVRTDTLTKVMGEGISYNRFHTTAMCSPTRASLLTGRNHHRIGNGQIAELANDWDGYSGHIPASTALAAEVLTEYGYSTAAFGKWHNTPAEETTPAGPFDNWPTGKGFEYFYGFLAGEASQYEPNLVRNTTSVLPSKRPEEGYHLSEDLADDAIRWLHEHRAFEADKPFFMYWASGCLHGPHHIMKEWADKYAGKFDDGWDAYRERVFARAKDQGWIPESAELTERPGSLAGWDEIPEDEKPFQRRLMEVAAGFAEHVDVQVGRLLDEVDALGYADNTLVFYIWGDNGSSGEGQNGTISELLAQNMIPTTVDMHIKALDELGGLDVLGSPKTDNQYHAAWAWAGSTPYKGMKLLASHLGGTRNPMVVRWPKGIEPDPVPRTQFHHCNDLVPTIYEVIGITPPLEVRGVEQQPLDGVSFAYTFGDRDAKGRLLTQYFEIMGSRAIYHDGWMASALGPRIPWVPGRPEGIDEWTPDEDTWELYHLDEDWTQANDLAAEHPDKLAQLKETFAIEAARNSVYPVGGALWVVVFHPEMRISTPYREWNFTGDIVRMPEFCAPALGNRNNTVTIDAELPENASGVLYKLGGAGGGLTLFMDDGYLCYEYNLFILMRTKLRSEQRIPAGRATITIDTVYAEARPGGPLDITIEVGGDQVAAGSVPISAPLLFTANDCLDIGTALGSPVSLDYYDRAPFPFEGTIHNVNVRYHN encoded by the coding sequence ATGACCACCACCTTCCCGAAGCTCCCCCCTCAGGCGTCGCTGCCGTTCCCCCCGAAGGGCTCGGGCTCGGTCGCGGGCCGGACGATGCAGGAGTCGGTGTACTCGCCCCGATCCGACCCGCAGCGCCTGCCGGCGGACGCGCCGAACATCCTGGTGATCCTGATCGACGACGCCGGGCCCGGGCTGCCCAGCACCTTCGGCGGCGAGGTCCGCACCGACACGCTCACGAAGGTCATGGGCGAAGGGATCAGCTACAACCGGTTCCACACGACCGCGATGTGCTCGCCGACGCGGGCGTCGCTGCTGACGGGGCGGAACCACCACCGGATCGGCAACGGCCAGATCGCCGAGCTGGCGAACGACTGGGACGGGTACTCGGGGCACATCCCGGCGAGCACCGCGCTCGCGGCCGAGGTGCTCACCGAGTACGGCTACTCGACCGCCGCGTTCGGCAAGTGGCACAACACGCCGGCAGAGGAGACCACCCCGGCGGGGCCGTTCGACAACTGGCCCACGGGCAAGGGCTTCGAGTACTTCTACGGCTTCCTCGCCGGCGAGGCCTCGCAGTACGAACCGAACCTCGTGCGCAACACCACGAGCGTGCTGCCCTCGAAGCGTCCGGAGGAGGGCTACCACCTCTCCGAGGACCTCGCTGACGACGCCATCCGCTGGCTCCACGAGCACCGGGCGTTCGAGGCCGACAAGCCGTTCTTCATGTACTGGGCCAGCGGCTGCCTCCACGGCCCGCACCACATCATGAAGGAGTGGGCCGACAAGTACGCCGGGAAGTTCGACGACGGCTGGGACGCGTACCGCGAGCGGGTCTTCGCCCGCGCCAAGGACCAGGGCTGGATCCCCGAGAGCGCCGAGCTGACCGAACGACCTGGGTCGCTGGCGGGCTGGGACGAGATCCCCGAGGACGAGAAGCCGTTCCAGCGCCGGCTCATGGAGGTGGCGGCAGGGTTCGCCGAGCACGTCGACGTCCAGGTCGGGCGCCTCCTCGACGAGGTCGACGCGCTCGGCTACGCCGACAACACGCTGGTGTTCTACATCTGGGGCGACAACGGGTCGTCGGGCGAGGGGCAGAACGGGACCATCAGCGAGCTGCTCGCCCAGAACATGATCCCGACCACGGTCGACATGCACATCAAGGCGCTCGACGAGCTCGGCGGCCTCGATGTGCTGGGGTCGCCCAAGACCGACAACCAGTACCACGCCGCCTGGGCGTGGGCGGGCAGCACCCCGTACAAGGGCATGAAGCTGCTGGCCTCGCACCTCGGCGGCACCCGCAACCCGATGGTGGTCCGCTGGCCGAAGGGCATCGAGCCCGACCCGGTGCCCCGCACCCAGTTCCACCACTGCAACGACCTCGTCCCCACCATCTACGAGGTCATCGGCATCACGCCCCCGCTCGAGGTCCGAGGGGTCGAGCAGCAGCCGCTCGACGGCGTGAGCTTCGCCTACACGTTCGGCGACCGTGACGCGAAGGGTCGGCTGCTCACCCAGTACTTCGAGATCATGGGCTCACGAGCGATCTACCACGATGGGTGGATGGCCTCAGCCCTGGGCCCACGCATCCCGTGGGTCCCGGGTCGACCGGAGGGCATCGACGAGTGGACGCCCGACGAGGACACGTGGGAGCTGTACCACCTCGACGAGGACTGGACCCAGGCCAACGACCTCGCCGCCGAGCACCCCGACAAGCTCGCCCAGCTGAAGGAGACGTTCGCGATCGAAGCGGCCCGCAACAGCGTCTACCCCGTGGGCGGCGCGCTGTGGGTGGTGGTGTTCCATCCCGAGATGCGCATCTCGACGCCGTACCGCGAGTGGAACTTCACCGGTGACATCGTGCGCATGCCCGAGTTCTGCGCGCCCGCGCTCGGCAACCGCAACAACACGGTGACGATCGACGCGGAGCTGCCCGAGAACGCGAGCGGTGTGCTCTACAAGCTCGGCGGCGCCGGCGGCGGGCTCACCCTGTTCATGGACGACGGGTACCTCTGCTACGAGTACAACCTGTTCATCCTCATGCGGACCAAGCTCCGGTCCGAGCAACGCATCCCCGCCGGGCGGGCGACGATCACGATCGACACGGTGTACGCCGAGGCCAGGCCCGGCGGGCCCCTCGACATCACGATCGAGGTGGGTGGTGATCAGGTGGCGGCCGGGTCGGTGCCGATCAGCGCTCCGCTGCTGTTCACGGCCAACGACTGCCTCGACATCGGGACCGCCCTCGGCAGCCCCGTGTCCCTCGACTACTACGACCGTGCGCCCTTCCCGTTCGAGGGGACCATCCACAACGTCAACGTCCGGTACCACAACTGA
- the idi gene encoding isopentenyl-diphosphate Delta-isomerase, which translates to MTERAAGAEPELVVTIDEHGVLGSMEKLAAHEPPGVRHLAFSVFLLDEAGRVLLQRRSARKHHFRSRWSNSCCSHPRPGEPLSDAATRRVHEELGVVTDVRPVGSFSYFAADPDSGLVESELDHVFVGRYDGPIDPDEDEVDAVAWVDLADLGRCVVDEPERFTPWLPMALAVLHDSLDHPADP; encoded by the coding sequence GTGACCGAGCGAGCAGCAGGAGCCGAGCCCGAGCTGGTCGTGACCATCGACGAGCACGGCGTGCTCGGATCCATGGAGAAGCTCGCCGCCCACGAGCCGCCCGGTGTCCGGCACCTGGCGTTCTCCGTCTTCCTGCTCGACGAGGCCGGCCGCGTCCTCCTCCAGCGCCGCTCGGCCCGCAAGCACCACTTCAGGAGTCGGTGGTCCAACTCCTGCTGCAGCCACCCCCGTCCCGGCGAACCCCTATCCGACGCCGCGACGAGGCGGGTCCACGAGGAGCTCGGGGTGGTCACCGACGTGCGCCCGGTCGGGTCGTTCAGCTACTTCGCCGCCGATCCCGACAGCGGGCTCGTCGAGTCAGAGCTCGACCACGTCTTCGTCGGCCGGTACGACGGGCCCATCGACCCCGACGAGGACGAGGTGGACGCCGTGGCGTGGGTCGACCTCGCCGACCTCGGCCGCTGCGTCGTCGACGAACCCGAACGCTTCACCCCGTGGCTCCCGATGGCCCTCGCCGTGCTGCACGACAGCCTGGATCACCCTGCCGACCCCTGA
- a CDS encoding lycopene cyclase domain-containing protein, which produces MERFEYLLLLGACLLITLPLELVLGARVYRQPRRLALTLSAPVAIFVVWDVVAIAWDHWRYSDRYVTGWTLPGSLPVEELLFFVVIPICGLLTLEAVRRIVGR; this is translated from the coding sequence GTGGAGCGCTTCGAGTACCTCCTCCTGCTGGGCGCCTGCCTCCTCATCACGCTGCCCCTCGAACTGGTCCTCGGTGCCCGGGTCTACCGACAGCCTCGCCGGCTCGCGCTGACGTTGTCGGCCCCCGTCGCCATCTTCGTCGTCTGGGACGTGGTGGCCATCGCCTGGGATCACTGGCGGTACTCCGATCGATACGTGACGGGTTGGACCCTGCCCGGATCGCTCCCCGTCGAAGAGCTGCTCTTCTTCGTCGTCATCCCGATCTGCGGGCTGCTCACGCTCGAGGCCGTCCGACGGATCGTCGGCCGATGA
- a CDS encoding lycopene cyclase domain-containing protein, which translates to MMGAYTALTVVGVVAVVAYELLIARTGIFRTRSYWLSMAIVVFFQVLVDGWLTKRSAPVVIYDPDSFSGVRVGFHSPLEDFGFGFALVTLTMVVWDQLGRRSADAGVEDLADDRPGRVRHSSER; encoded by the coding sequence ATGATGGGTGCCTACACCGCGCTGACCGTCGTGGGCGTCGTCGCCGTCGTCGCCTACGAGCTCCTGATCGCCCGGACCGGCATCTTCCGCACCCGCAGCTACTGGTTGTCGATGGCGATCGTCGTGTTCTTCCAGGTGCTCGTCGACGGCTGGCTCACCAAGCGAAGCGCGCCGGTGGTGATCTACGACCCGGACAGCTTCTCGGGCGTGCGGGTCGGCTTCCACTCGCCGCTCGAGGACTTCGGGTTCGGCTTCGCGCTCGTGACCCTGACGATGGTCGTGTGGGACCAGCTGGGTCGTCGGTCCGCCGACGCCGGTGTCGAGGACCTCGCGGACGATCGACCGGGCCGTGTTCGCCACTCGTCGGAGCGCTAG